The Schistocerca cancellata isolate TAMUIC-IGC-003103 chromosome 4, iqSchCanc2.1, whole genome shotgun sequence genome contains a region encoding:
- the LOC126184446 gene encoding uncharacterized protein LOC126184446: MLESTDEEIPNTGVNVTLHPPLNSTDDVTDEDSGAEENPSVDKLPANDIDLLSRRKQDLEAKLEKLERYGAEMGLTISQSKTKYMLTSWERYSERERSMTLTGKEFEHCESVKYLGNNDMREEIRALITADNRSYSALIKDFKVRSLSRDLKLTVYRTVVRPMVMYGLET, from the exons atgttagaatcaacagatgaggaaatacctaatactggtgtgaatgtaacattacaccctcctctaaattcaactgatgacgtaacagatgaagattctggtgctgaagaaaatccaagtgtagataaattaccagcaa atgacattgaTTTGTTATCAAGAAGGAAACAGGACCTGGAAGCAAAGCTTGAAAAATTAGAAAGATATGGAGCGGAGATGGGGCTGACAATTAGTCAGTCAAAGACAAAGTATATGTTAACATCTTGGGAAAGGTATAGTGAAAGAGAAAGAAGCATGACATTGACCGGGAAAGAATTTGAACACTGTGAGAGCGTCAAATATCTTGGGAATaatgatatgagagaagaaatacgTGCATTGATTACAGCTGATAACAGGAGCTACTCCGCGCTGATTAAAGATTTTAAAGTAAGAAGCCTTAGTAGGGATCTGAAGCTGACAGTGTATCGTACAGTAGTGAGACCTATGGTGATGTATGGTTTGGAGACTTGA